The Candidatus Methylomirabilota bacterium genome has a window encoding:
- a CDS encoding ATP-dependent Clp protease ATP-binding subunit has protein sequence MFERFTERARRVIILAREEAGRFRHDFVGTEHVLLGLIRDGEGIATAVLQRLGLRLETVKAEVERALAGFPKTLTFGEVPFTPQAKRVLELSIEEARQLGHNYIGTEHLLLGLMKEGQSIAAKILESLGARLDEVRQETLALLGDQYYPRPKKRSQTPVLDEFARDLTQLARESKLDPVIGREQEIERVIQILARRTKNNPVLIGEPGVGKTAIVEGLAQKIVSHDVPDVLLNKRLLQLDLGALVAGTKYRGQFEERLKAVMKEIKQSENVILFLDELHTLIGAGAAEGAIDASNMLKPALSRGEIQTIGATTLDEYRKYIEKDGALERRFQPVLVKAPSVPEAIEIIRGLRHKYEAHHRVKITEQAITAAVNLADRYITDRQLPDKAIDVIDEASSRTRLMALTPPPEVKEIEKELERVIREKDMYLEAQEFEKAAALREKEKLLRHREEELKREWEKNKGKGKQLVEEEDIEYIVSRWTGIPLAKLEEKESEKLARMEEALHDRIIGQNDAVAAVARAIRRSRAGLKDAKRPVGSFVFLGPTGVGKTELARALAEYLFGDENALIRVDMSEYMEKFSVSRLLGAPPGYVGYEEGGFLTEKVRRRPYSVVLFDEIEKAHPDVFNMLLQVLDDGRLTDSLGHVVDFKNTILIMTSNLGTSLIGKRVSPGFLQESDEQSYEKMKERVLEELKRTFRPEFLNRVDEIVVFHSLTAGHIKAIIRLMARRINKQLSERGIELVLTPAAEDLLVEKGYDSTYGARQLRRTIQKHVEDPLAEAIIRGQIPEHARIEVDVDAGTFVFREAETVDAPLALAEH, from the coding sequence ACGGGCGCGGCGGGTCATCATCTTGGCGCGGGAAGAGGCGGGTCGCTTCCGCCACGACTTTGTCGGGACCGAACACGTTCTGCTCGGGCTGATCCGCGACGGCGAAGGCATCGCCACCGCCGTCTTGCAGCGGCTCGGCCTGCGACTGGAAACCGTGAAGGCCGAGGTAGAACGGGCCCTGGCCGGCTTCCCGAAGACGCTGACGTTCGGTGAGGTGCCCTTCACACCGCAGGCCAAGCGCGTCCTCGAGCTCTCCATCGAGGAGGCGCGCCAGCTCGGGCACAACTACATCGGCACCGAGCACCTGCTGCTCGGGCTGATGAAGGAAGGGCAGTCCATCGCCGCCAAGATTCTCGAATCCCTGGGTGCTCGTCTCGACGAGGTGCGCCAGGAGACGCTGGCGCTGCTCGGTGATCAGTACTACCCGCGGCCGAAGAAGCGATCCCAGACGCCCGTGCTCGACGAGTTCGCCCGCGACCTCACGCAGCTCGCGCGCGAGAGCAAGCTCGACCCCGTCATCGGCCGGGAACAGGAGATCGAGCGCGTCATCCAGATCCTGGCCCGCCGCACCAAGAACAATCCCGTGCTCATCGGCGAGCCGGGGGTGGGGAAGACGGCCATCGTCGAGGGATTGGCCCAGAAGATCGTCAGCCACGACGTCCCGGATGTCCTGCTCAACAAGCGGCTGCTGCAGCTCGATCTGGGAGCGCTCGTCGCCGGCACCAAGTACCGCGGGCAGTTCGAGGAGCGGCTCAAGGCGGTGATGAAGGAGATCAAGCAGTCGGAGAACGTCATCCTGTTCCTCGACGAGCTCCACACCCTGATCGGGGCCGGCGCCGCCGAAGGCGCCATCGACGCCTCGAACATGCTCAAGCCGGCGTTGAGCCGCGGGGAGATCCAGACCATCGGCGCCACCACCCTGGACGAGTACCGAAAGTACATCGAAAAGGACGGTGCGCTGGAGCGCCGGTTCCAGCCGGTGCTGGTGAAAGCTCCCTCCGTGCCCGAGGCCATCGAGATCATCCGAGGGCTGCGCCACAAGTACGAGGCTCATCACCGCGTGAAGATCACCGAACAGGCGATCACCGCCGCGGTGAACCTCGCCGACCGGTACATCACCGATCGCCAGCTTCCCGACAAGGCCATCGACGTCATCGACGAAGCGTCCTCGCGGACCCGGCTCATGGCCCTGACTCCGCCCCCGGAAGTAAAGGAGATCGAGAAGGAGCTGGAGCGGGTCATCCGCGAGAAGGACATGTACCTGGAGGCCCAGGAGTTCGAGAAGGCTGCGGCCCTGCGCGAGAAGGAGAAGCTGCTCCGGCACCGCGAGGAAGAGCTCAAGCGGGAGTGGGAGAAGAACAAGGGCAAGGGCAAGCAGCTCGTCGAGGAAGAGGACATCGAGTACATCGTCTCCCGCTGGACTGGCATCCCCCTGGCCAAGCTCGAGGAGAAGGAGTCGGAGAAGCTGGCCCGGATGGAGGAGGCCCTGCACGATCGGATCATCGGGCAGAACGACGCCGTGGCCGCGGTCGCCCGGGCCATCCGCCGTTCGCGGGCGGGGCTCAAGGACGCCAAGCGGCCGGTAGGCTCGTTCGTGTTCCTCGGTCCCACCGGGGTGGGCAAGACGGAGCTGGCCCGAGCGCTGGCCGAGTACCTGTTCGGGGACGAGAACGCCCTGATCCGGGTCGACATGTCGGAGTACATGGAGAAATTCTCGGTGTCGCGCCTGCTGGGCGCGCCGCCCGGTTATGTCGGCTACGAGGAGGGCGGGTTTCTCACCGAGAAAGTGCGGCGGCGCCCGTACTCGGTGGTCCTCTTCGACGAAATCGAGAAGGCCCATCCCGACGTCTTCAACATGCTGCTCCAGGTGCTCGATGACGGGCGGCTCACCGATTCCCTCGGCCACGTGGTGGACTTCAAGAACACCATCCTGATCATGACGTCGAACCTGGGGACGAGCCTCATCGGCAAGCGCGTCTCTCCGGGCTTCCTGCAGGAGTCGGACGAGCAGTCCTACGAGAAGATGAAGGAGCGGGTGCTGGAGGAGTTGAAGCGCACGTTCCGACCCGAGTTCCTGAACCGCGTCGATGAGATCGTGGTCTTCCACTCGCTCACGGCCGGTCACATCAAGGCGATCATCCGCCTCATGGCGCGGCGCATCAACAAGCAGCTCAGCGAGCGGGGGATCGAGCTGGTGCTGACGCCGGCCGCGGAGGATCTGCTCGTCGAGAAAGGCTACGACTCCACCTACGGCGCGCGGCAACTCCGGCGGACGATTCAGAAGCATGTCGAGGATCCCCTGGCTGAGGCCATCATCCGGGGCCAGATCCCCGAGCACGCCCGCATCGAGGTGGACGTCGATGCCGGCACCTTCGTCTTCCGGGAGGCGGAGACGGTCGACGCGCCGCTCGCACTTGCCGAGCACTAG